The genomic interval GAGGTTTGCTCCATGCCCAGCTGCGGGGCAATATCTGAAGCGTACGAACCCTCGGTACTGTCCACATTAAGCAGGAAGTGCGCCATGGCAATGGTTGCATCGCGCAAAGCCGCTTCGGCATTGTACATCCTGCTCACAACCTGCCAGGCTGTTTTAAGCTTCGAATCGACCGTTTCTGTATGTTTCTTTGACATAGCTTAAAACAATGTTAGGAAAAATTTTATTATGCACGCATAAAATTCTATTAAATTTTTGTAGTTTTATCTCATGAAGCGCAGTTTTACTGAAATGGCGGGCATTACGCATCCGCTTATTATGGCTCCGATGTTTTTGGTGACCAATGCCGCCATGCTGGAAGCCGGAATGAAGGCCGGTGTGCTGGCGGCCTTTCCCACGCTCAATTACCGGAACGAGGGCGAGCTGGAAGCCGTGTTGCAGCGGCTGAATGCATTTAAGGCAGCCCACGCGGGCGGAAGCTATGCGGTGAATCTGATTACGCAGCAATCCAATCCGTTATATAAAAAGCACCTGGCCATTTGCGCAGCGGCTAAAGTGCCGGTATATATTACGTCGCTGGGCAGCCCGAAGGAAGTGATTGAAACGGCAAACAGCTACGGCGCTCTGGTGCTTTGTGATGTAACCAACCTGACGCATGCGCGAAAAGCTGCTGCACTGGGCTGCCACGGGTTTATTGCCGTGGGACAGGGCGCGGGCGGACATGCCGGGCCGCATCCGCTGCAAATACTTGTGCCGGCGCTGAAGAAAGAATTTCCGGACAAGCTGGTAATAGCAGCCGGCGGCATAGCCGACGGGCGCGGCATGCTTTCGGTGGAAGTGCTTGGGGCCGATGCTGTTTCGGTAGGCACACGTTTTATTGCCAGCACCGAAGCAGGCGTAAATGATGCGTACAAACAGGCTGTGGTGAATGCCGGCATGGATGATATTGTAATGACCACCAAACTCTCGGGCACACCCTGCACCATTATTGATACGCCCGAGGCCAAACGCATGGGCTACGAGCAAAACTGGTTTGAGCGTTTTATGAGCAACAACCCGCGCACAAAAAAATGGTTTAAAACAATTGTACACGTGCGCGGCATGAAACGCCTCGAACAATCGGTGCTGCCTAATAACTATAAGCGTTTGTGGTGTGCAGGTAAATCGGCTGAACTTATTGGTGAAATAATTCCCTGCGAAGAAATTGTGGAGCGGATGATGCGTGAGTATGCCGAGGCGCGCAAGGCGCTGTGCGGGGGGAACTGATTTTTACTGCTACGGACGGTTTGAATATCTAGCCGGGATTGGAGTGGAAATTAACTAAAACAAAAAAACGGGTAGTACCCCTACGAGGTCTTAAAGACCTCGTAGGGGTGAAGGCCGGAATTCTATTTTTTGTTTTAGTTAATTGGAACGAAAAGCCCGAGCCAAGCAATTTTTAGCTGCACCATACGGTCCGCTCCTCCTCCATTTATTTTCAGAATAACTACATTAGCCGCTTCTGATGAAGCGGAACAAAAACTTGTGGCAGTATCTGATATTTGCTGTTTGCCTGGTATTTCTGGGCTACAGGCTTTACGAGAAGCTGTGCCATTACCGTTTTTCGGAAGATGATCTGTTCTTTACTGCACAAGTAAAGGAAAAGGGCATTTACAATGCGGTAAGTTTCTTTTACGCCGAACAAAACGGCCGCCTTGCCGCGCATATACTTTGCTGCTGGGTTTATGCACTTGGCCTGAAATGGAGCGGGATTTTTTATGTGTGGACAGCTGTGATTACCGGAGGATTAATTGTGATGCTGAGGAATGCAGTAAAGCATATTTCTGTGGCAATTACCGGTATTTCCTATTCACGAAGCGATTTATGGATTACCGCACTTCTGTGTTTTACACTGATCACTTTTTCTTTTAAAACAATAACCGGCGAAGCCATATTCTGGATTGCGGGAAGCATGGTGCACACTGTGCCAATATTACTGATGCTTGCAGGAATTGGTTTTGTACTGAAACGCAACCATAAAAAGGTAGTTGCAGCCAATGTGGCGATGTTCATTTTATTTTTTGTGGCGGGCGGATTTTCAGAAGCCACCTTACTTACTGCGTTGGTTACTGTTTTTATTTTTCTGATTGTGTATTTCAAAAAAGACACAACGCTGCGTTTGCGCTTGCTGGTGGTGTTTCTGGGATTAGTGGCTGCGTTGCTGGTAAACATGCTTTCGCCGGGTGTGGAGGTGCGGCTGGCACAGCTGCCTGATTTCAGGTTCTGGCAGGCTGTAAAAAATACGCTGCACGCGTTCTGGCTGATTGCGGATGATTCGGGAATAGTGGGAATGATAATACTGATGCGTTTTGTACTGAATCTGGCTGTGCGCGATGTGGCACCGTTTCATGTATGGAAAGCTTATTTGCCCTGGTCGCTGGTGGCTACGGCAATGGGCTTTTTGCACTTGTTTATTACCTGCTGGCTGCTTTCGGATGTGGCGCCGCCGCGTGCAATGCTGTTTCCGGCGCTATGTTTTATTGCAGCGATAATGCTGGTGGGTATCCGCAAAGAGGAAGACGGAAACGCATTGAAGCTGCCTAAGCTGGTTTGAAAAATTGCGTTTACTTCCGGTTCACCATCCACACCCCGGTGAGAATTACGCCGATGCACAGGAGCGGAAGCAAACCAAACGCCTCGCCGTCTGTCATGCCCCACGCTATGGCCACAGCCGGAATGAGGTAAGCCACCGAAGCGGCAAACAGCGGCCCTGCATCGCGTATGAGCATGTTATACACAATAACGCTGAGCGCGGTGCCAAACACGGCAAGTATGCACACAAACAGCAGCGAATTAATTGCCTGCGGATGTGTGGTGAGGCGGTGAATAAAATCGGTAGTAAACAAATAGCCGAGTGCCACCGGCCCGATGATGCACATAGCCAGCACGGTTGCGCCCACGGCATTCACCCCGTCGAGCTTTGCCTTGATTATGTTTACGCTTACACCATAGAAAAACGTGGCAATAATTACCAGCACACTGCCCAGCCATACATTGCCCGGATGCTCGTCCTGTTTACCTGTAGCAATTAATGTAAGCGCACCGGCCAAACCAATAAACGTACCGGCTACCTGCCACGCATTGGTTTTACGCTTAAACATACTCAACCCCACCAGCAGCGTAAACAGCGGCGTAAGCGAATTGAGCATGCCGGTGAGCGAACTGCTTATCATGGTTTCGGCCTTGGTAAACAGGAAAGCCGGAATGAGATTGCCGGTAACCCCCATGCCGATGAGACCCGCCCACGGCTTCGGATTAATGCTGCGGAAATAACGGTAAGCCAGCGGCAGCAGAAACAAAAATGCAATACCGATACGCAGCGCCGCCACCTGATCGGGCGAATACACATCGAGCCCGCGTTTCATGAGGATGAACGAACTGCCCCAGGTTAAGGCAAGTGCAATAAAAATGACCCAGTGTAAAACGCTGCGCTGCTGCATAAGCGGCAAAGATACTGTGTTGCCGCGTTGGGCTGTTTGCTTTGCGCGAATTAATTGAACACTGGCGCAAAGCATACCATTCAACGCGCCTGATTTATACCTTTACCGTATGAAACATCTCACACTCCATATCACCGGCATGACCTGCGGACACTGCGAAAATTTTGTAAAAGGAATTATTGCCGAAATGCCCGGCACGGCAAACGTGGCAGTTGACCATAAATCTGGCCTTGCCGAACTGGATATTGACGAAACCGTGCTGCAGGCCGACACGGTGAAAGCCGCTATTAACGAAACGCAGGTTTATCAGGCAAACTAACTTACATGGCCGCACCGCATTATCCGATTTACGTGGGTGGAAAATTTACCGACACGTCAACACCGCTTGAAGTAATTAATCCATACACCGGCCTGCTGCTGGCCACTACTTCGCTGGCAGGTGAGGCTGAGCTGAATGCAGCCATTGAAGCGGCGCAGGCGGTGCGCAAAGAAATGCAGCGGTTGCCTGCGTGGAAAAAATTTCAGGCGTTGCGGCAAATTTCCGACAGCATTCTTGCGCATCAGGACCGGCTGGCGCTGGTGCTTTGCCGCGAATCGGGCAAGCCGATGCGGTATGCGCGGGCCGAAATTTTGCGTGCGGCGCAAACGTTTCTGGATGCAGCCGAAGAAGCCAAGCGCATGCCCGGCGAGTATATGGCTTTAGACCGCACTGCCGCCGGGCAAAACCTTGAGGGCTGGGTAAAATATTTCCCGGTGGGTATTGTGGCCGGCATTGCGCCGTTCAACTTTCCGCTCAATCTGGCTGTGCATAAAATTGCACCGGCCATTGCAGCGGGTTGCCCCATTGTGCTCAAGCCGGCTTCGTCAACTCCGCTCTCTACGCTTGAGCTGGCAAAGATTATTGATGAAACGGAACTGCCCAAAGGCGCAGTATCCGTTTTGCCCATGAACCGCACGGCCGGCAACCAGCTTGTCACCGACCAACGTTTTGCGCTGCTTAGTTTTACCGGTTCGCCCGAGGTGGGCTGGAAAATGAAAGCGCAGGCCGGCAAGAAAAAAGTGGTGCTTGAACTTGGTGGCAATGCCGGCGTAATTGTAGCACCCACGGCCGATATGCAGCAGGCCGTGAGCAAATGCGTAAACGGCGGCTTTGCCTATTCGGGACAAATCTGCATTCATGCCCAGCGCATTTTTGTGCAGCAGGAAATCTTTCACGCGTTTGCCGGGGCATTTGTGCAACGCGTACAGGGCCTGCGCAAAGGCGAGCCCGAAATTGACGGCGTGGATGTATCGGTAATGATTGACGAGGCCAATGCCCTGCGTGTGGAAAGCTGGGTGAACGAAGCCGTGGCCGCAGGCGCACAGCTGCTTTGCGGC from Bacteroidota bacterium carries:
- a CDS encoding EamA family transporter; protein product: MQQRSVLHWVIFIALALTWGSSFILMKRGLDVYSPDQVAALRIGIAFLFLLPLAYRYFRSINPKPWAGLIGMGVTGNLIPAFLFTKAETMISSSLTGMLNSLTPLFTLLVGLSMFKRKTNAWQVAGTFIGLAGALTLIATGKQDEHPGNVWLGSVLVIIATFFYGVSVNIIKAKLDGVNAVGATVLAMCIIGPVALGYLFTTDFIHRLTTHPQAINSLLFVCILAVFGTALSVIVYNMLIRDAGPLFAASVAYLIPAVAIAWGMTDGEAFGLLPLLCIGVILTGVWMVNRK
- a CDS encoding nitronate monooxygenase, which encodes MKRSFTEMAGITHPLIMAPMFLVTNAAMLEAGMKAGVLAAFPTLNYRNEGELEAVLQRLNAFKAAHAGGSYAVNLITQQSNPLYKKHLAICAAAKVPVYITSLGSPKEVIETANSYGALVLCDVTNLTHARKAAALGCHGFIAVGQGAGGHAGPHPLQILVPALKKEFPDKLVIAAGGIADGRGMLSVEVLGADAVSVGTRFIASTEAGVNDAYKQAVVNAGMDDIVMTTKLSGTPCTIIDTPEAKRMGYEQNWFERFMSNNPRTKKWFKTIVHVRGMKRLEQSVLPNNYKRLWCAGKSAELIGEIIPCEEIVERMMREYAEARKALCGGN
- a CDS encoding aldehyde dehydrogenase family protein, with protein sequence MAAPHYPIYVGGKFTDTSTPLEVINPYTGLLLATTSLAGEAELNAAIEAAQAVRKEMQRLPAWKKFQALRQISDSILAHQDRLALVLCRESGKPMRYARAEILRAAQTFLDAAEEAKRMPGEYMALDRTAAGQNLEGWVKYFPVGIVAGIAPFNFPLNLAVHKIAPAIAAGCPIVLKPASSTPLSTLELAKIIDETELPKGAVSVLPMNRTAGNQLVTDQRFALLSFTGSPEVGWKMKAQAGKKKVVLELGGNAGVIVAPTADMQQAVSKCVNGGFAYSGQICIHAQRIFVQQEIFHAFAGAFVQRVQGLRKGEPEIDGVDVSVMIDEANALRVESWVNEAVAAGAQLLCGGTRQGAFYAPTVLTRTHTSMKVVCEEVFGPVVILEAYETFDDALRMINDSRFGLQAGVFTNDVREMDYAFANIEAGGIILNDVPTFRVDHMPYGGVKDSGLGREGVAYAMRDMLEARILVK
- a CDS encoding heavy-metal-associated domain-containing protein; the protein is MKHLTLHITGMTCGHCENFVKGIIAEMPGTANVAVDHKSGLAELDIDETVLQADTVKAAINETQVYQAN